A section of the Bombus huntii isolate Logan2020A chromosome 5, iyBomHunt1.1, whole genome shotgun sequence genome encodes:
- the LOC126865381 gene encoding uncharacterized protein LOC126865381, giving the protein MPTTLPVLYLVTLVLCNIHGSLEHEIPRRSFLSRRAIDGTRGRKFFDPEEEGAFDSYGSAGGQYDPYQEKTDLSDIRRNVPGEPGIDYPAYTTLPQTGFTCEGRSRGYYADEVAGCQVFHVCHDVLVSSFLCPIGSVFSQKLLTCDWWTKVDCSASSKYIDVNRNSYQQDDDEMIRNAYAMISLQSGTDVTKDGLVDPDRTGSVVDYQRGPGRILDYSSVDTTGNDLRTNFEDYRRPANRDFLPPYQLKDKKPEISGNYQGKFYSSEKSRSPYEDSPIIRVQKINDPGYGNQRNKDFQETYRRPNEFTNQFQPSYAPTVPTVTTTTRRFYSPTVPTTFKSSTLAYNKLDQAIDSSEYYLSRSRSNSFVTPPTRVFSNDDKSRQDLGRDLKISEAVSLRKPNRDDDYSRQESYEYDYDDVNSDETRDERPKERFQVRVLDDFNYNRTKVSNGGSSLFDRVYAGFNHNSNDEEPLDDFETRGSIGLGHAFHQSFRGISVDEQNPARDETKVYGETQRGINFNKEEIKYTLVRPEPTRYPGEKKEETTEQYQRNDQRDTKTNKEEFLNNFNTFPSTTASSIIESTIKASTNLHEPRSSISNGSSDLNNSTDVNSEFFNEKHSIDTEDSGSQTPRPVEFLESPQKTQSKFQIKVPDIPEGSTLFNRYTTQNDEPSSRTTEIPRFQSIGSDDYVDQSTSFDRNTGVTTNYGNAEISEDSSLQNHGSTVARPLVPSTGSWFSSSFSDQSNTKSPTKDYTRPEEGESPHTNHFDPSFKSTNDTEEKLEDNKKSELRFTTDDAVQNSRTISVSASTVSPPKIIKAITSSGFVNSSGSVSIIKTPEELSTQGPIGISTSPVTKSVDIESSVSTFRPVTHRSIESGRRSEEKSKDDRDSVEASTVNALLGSIMPETLKHIEEAIEKNNSPYQVTLTMNKGAELIPTGQDIISKLIAQQGKETSTLNDEIHELEIIRSLEPEVHRMTELQITAANISDARNASNFGNDFINSDLTDFKANNPNTVSLLQLMSELMKHDRVPRPFSLSVAQNPELQTVNSNVQQPDEATFRSQESSALPNLKTSAPRSKEGILDQLEQHFGEPLYREQKKIFDVPEKQRSIDFQTAVLFRNTNKYEESSTDKTIVPIAQTNSKIDIRSTTTSTPKTTFATKSEKTVVKTEFVPSIGFSFDTDEGREEYVEAVLGGLIEPQAAESQKKEIISKEKPEGETILKKNETTKNVPEEV; this is encoded by the exons aTTTGTCAGACATTAGGAGGAACGTGCCAGGAGAACCAGGTATTGATTATCCGGCATACACGACGCTCCCTCAGACAGGTTTCACGTGCGAGGGACGCTCACGAG GGTACTACGCGGACGAGGTGGCGGGATGCCAGGTTTTCCACGTGTGCCACGACGTATTGGTCTCCTCCTTCCTCTGCCCCATAGGCTCTGTATTCAGCCAAAAGCTGCTCACCTGTGACTGGTGGACCAAAGTAGACTGTTCAGCTAGCAGCAAATACATAGACGTGAATCGTAACAGTTACCAGCAAGATGACGACGAGATGATTCGAAACGCTTACGCAATGATCAGTCTCCAATCAGGAACAGACGTGACCAAGGATGGTCTGGTGGATCCTGATCGAACTGGAAGCGTGGTGGACTATCAGAGAGGTCCAGGAAGAATCCTCGACTATTCGTCAGTTGACACAACAGGAAACGACTTGAGGACCAATTTCGAAGACTATCGTAGACCTGCCAATCGAGATTTCCTGCCACCCTATCAACTCAAAGACAAAAAGCCGGAAATTAGTGGAAATTATCAAGGCAAATTCTATTCTAGCGAGAAATCCAGGTCTCCCTACGAAGATTCGCCGATTATTCGAGTTCAGAAGATCAACGATCCAGGATATGGAAACCAGAGGAACAAAGATTTCCAGGAGACCTATCGAAGGCCCAACGAGTTCACCAATCAGTTCCAACCATCTTACGCACCTACTGTACCGACTGTCACCACTACAACTAGGAGATTTTACTCTCCAACTGTCCCTACCACATTCAAATCGTCTACTTTGGCATACAACAAGTTGGACCAGGCGATAGACAGCTCTGAATATTATCTTTCGCGCAGTAGGTCAAACAGCTTCGTCACTCCTCCTACCAGAGTCTTCTCGAACGACGACAAGAGTAGACAGGATTTAGGAAGAGACTTGAAAATATCTGAAGCTGTTTCTTTGAGGAAACCGAACAGGGATGACGATTATAGTAGACAGGAGAGTTACGAGTATGATTACGACGATGTCAATAGCGACGAAACGAGAGACGAACGTCCTAAAGAGAGATTCCAGGTGAGAGTTCTCGacgattttaattacaatcgTACCAAAGTGTCGAACGGAGGAAGTTCTTTGTTTGATAGGGTCTACGCAGGATTCAACCACAACAGCAACGACGAAGAACCTCTGGACGACTTCGAAACGAGAGGTAGCATTGGTCTAGGCCACGCGTTTCATCAGTCGTTCAGGGGAATCTCGGTTGACGAACAGAATCCTGCGAGAGACGAAACCAAAGTTTATGGTGAAACTCAAAGAggaattaatttcaataaagaAGAGATTAAGTACACCTTGGTCAGACCGGAGCCTACGCGTTATCccggagaaaagaaagaggaaacgaCTGAACAATACCAAAGAAACGATCAAAGAGACACCAAAACGAATAAGGAAGAATTTctgaataatttcaatacttTCCCATCAACGACCGCTTCGTCAATTATCGAAAGTACCATCAAAGCAAGCACGAATCTTCACGAACCACGTTCTTCGATATCAAATGGATCGAGTGACTTGAACAATTCTACTGACGTAAATTccgaattttttaatgagaaacaTTCCATCGATACAGAGGACAGTGGTTCTCAAACGCCTAGACCAGTCGAATTTCTAGAATCTCCTCAAAAGACGCAAAGTAAGTTCCAGATAAAGGTGCCAGATATACCTGAAGGATCCACTTTATTTAATCGTTACACGACTCAGAATGATGAACCTAGTTCAAGGACGACTGAGATACCGAGGTTCCAGAGCATTGGTTCTGACGATTATGTCGATCAGTCTACTTCTTTCGATAGAAACACAGGAGTAACGACCAATTATGGAAACGCAGAGATCTCTGAAGACTCCAGTTTGCAGAATCATGGTAGTACAGTGGCTAGACCCCTAGTACCCTCCACTGGGTCGTggttttcttcctctttctccgATCAATCGAATACCAAAAGTCCAACGAAAGATTACACCAGGCCCGAAGAAGGTGAATCTCCTCACACAAATCATTTTGATCCTTCTTTCAAATCTACGAACGACACTGAAGAGAAACTTGAGGATAATAAAAAGAGTGAACTTCGGTTTACCACAGATGATGCTGTTCAGAATTCCAGGACGATTTCTGTGAGTGCAAGCACCGTGTCTCCGCCAAAGATTATAAAAGCTATAACATCCTCAGGTTTCGTCAACTCTTCAGGAAGTGTTTCAATAATTAAAACTCCCGAAGAATTGTCGACACAGGGACCGATCGGAATTTCGACATCTCCCGTGACTAAATCTGTCGATATTGAATCTTCGGTGTCAACTTTCAGACCTGTAACGCATAGGAGCATAGAATCAGGCAGAAGATCGGAAGAGAAGTCGAAAGATGACAGAGATAGCGTAGAAGCCTCGACCGTGAATGCTTTACTTGGATCCATCATGCCAGAAACTCTAAAGCACATCGAAGAAGCTATAGAGAAGAATAATTCGCCTTACCAAGTGACGTTGACGATGAACAAAGGCGCGGAGCTGATACCTACCGGACAAGATATAATTAGCAAACTGATAGCCCAACAGGGCAAAGAAACGTCGACTCTCAATGACGAGATACACGAACTAGAAATAATTAGATCTTTGGAGCCAGAAGTTCATAGAATGACAGAGTTACAGATCACTGCGGCGAATATTTCGGACGCGAGAAATGCGTCTAACTTCGGAAACGATTTTATCAATTCCGATCTAACCGATTTTAAAGCAAACAACCCGAATACAGTCAGTCTTCTTCAACTGATGTCGGAATTAATGAAGCATGACCGAGTTCCTCGACCATTTTCCCTGTCAGTCGCTCAAAATCCGGAGCTACAGACAGTAAATTCGAACGTGCAACAGCCGGATGAAGCGACATTTAGGTCTCAAGAGAGTTCTGCGCTGCCGAACTTGAAAACTTCTGCTCCTCGATCGAAAGAAGGGATTCTGGATCAGCTAGAGCAGCATTTCGGAGAACCTCTTTACAGAGAacagaaaaagatatttgatGTTCCTGAGAAACAGAGATCGATTGATTTCCAGACCGCAGTTCTTTTTAGGAACACGAATAAATACGAGGAATCCAGCACCGATAAGACGATCGTGCCGATTGCTCAAACGAATTCTAAGATAGATATTAGGTCGACGACGACATCTACGCCGAAGACCACGTTTGCCACGAAATCCGAGAAGACTGTGGTGAAAACAGAATTTGTTCCATCGATTGGATTCTCTTTTGACACCGACGAGGGTAGAGAAGAATACGTTGAGGCTGTTTTAGGTGGCCTGATCGAGCCACAGGCAGCAGAAAGtcagaagaaagaaattatctCGAAAGAGAAACCAGAGGGAGAGACGATTTTGAAAAAGAATGaaacaacaaaaaatgtcCCAGAAGAGGTTTAA